From the genome of Megachile rotundata isolate GNS110a chromosome 3, iyMegRotu1, whole genome shotgun sequence:
AGAATTACCGCTTCATCcattggaagaattggaagaagATATGTTTGATTATGATGCAGATGCATTGATTCAAGATATAAGCACAGAATCTgaggtaaattgataaatatgaCACAATTATTATGCTTTTAGGTTTACAATATCTCGGATTGCTTTCATTGAAACTCGTTTAATCTGGTTGCACTGTATtgacttaaattattttatgttcattTGTAGGAACAAGTTGTACCATCCAGTCaaataagtaatatttataaatatccaGAGGAACTTACCATTTCTGATGATGAAATAGATGAGGGTATATTCGAAGATGAACCAGTATCTAATTTAGTATTACCTGATGAAAATAACAGACTTGATTCTCAACCTCCATGAATACTTATCTTGCTGTAGTTGATATGTTTGTAGCGTAGCACTTTGTGCTGACTTGCTATCAATGGCTAATGTTATACAGTATTTCCATCCATCAGGATCACAGAATTCTGTGATAGTAACATTAGaatattgattgatgttttataCAAGAAGAAAACATTCCATATGTTATCTCAATTTTCATCCAACTGTAATTTGATGTGCAACCAAGCACAaattaattgtatgaattttaaCATAAGTTCTTTTCATCAGTGAGAATGTATCAATGAATGAGAAACTTTGTAATGTTTGTTAATGTCTTTATCATattgatataaattttattttggattttattataaaacttatgtatataattattatataacattgaTATTGTTCTTttgattaaataatatattaaatatatttttaagaaaatgtttACATGATTATAGAAATTACATAAACAAGATAATAAACAATTGTCTTTCAATTGAATTATGTAAGGCcattttatgaaaatgtaataagGCATAAATATTCAACAATAAAAAGAGTTGTAATAAGGCAGTATAGATAAGGctttattgttattttacgCATAGAATAAGCTTAATACTTTTCAGTTATACATTGACGAAATAATATAGATTTTAAAAACGGTACTAGAAATAAGATGTGAATGAAACTAAATATGGAGGAATATTAAGTACAAATTGTTCAGCCTTCATGtttatattcaataatttgttACTATTTTAGTAACAGtatattttcttgaaaaaaCTGCATAACTGCACGTTCGTGTTTACTATTCTTAATTAAATTGTTGAATGTTTAAATGATAGGtttatataacatattttattaatgaaatatcCTAATAGAAGGATAAGTTCCTTATGAAGTTTATGATGATGactgaatatttaatttgtttctGCTATTTTTATTGCTTAACGgaataattttttagttcatGTGAAAGTTCAATGACACTGCAACTGTGATCTCACAGTTATATTGAGTGGGTTAATTTGATTCAGTACTCTTGTGATTCAGGGCAGAAAGTCACCGTAATATTTATGTTTCCAATACATCAGTAGGTTTGATATATTAACTAGTTTCTACTATTCGAAAAAGTATTTCTTCACGAATACAAATAAAGCTTGCAATGTATTCTGTTTAAACGAATATTCGAAATaacagaattatttaaattattccttCAATTCTTATTTTTCTCTATGTGGTTTAACTGGACATTGATTTATCATTTCGTATtcattttgtacttattactttttgtaTCAACTATTACCTTtcacttatataaaataaaatgtaatttccAACCGTGATTTCTATAAATCATAGACATTTGTTAAATGATATCAATCATTTAGTAAATGGAACGCGTAATTTAGCGCGCAGATCGTTTAAAGTGAACGTAAACATGGACAATCCATCATTCGATGAGCACAGTGTCTAGTCAGTAATTTTCTCATCGTTATTAATTTGTATCATcaggaaataaattatttatcgaaAACGTGTAGTATTACATTTCATCACATTTCGATCAGAAAGCAACTTTTTTGTTATCGAACACGCAAACGAGCCTATACAATGTCGTATACTAGAATTACTTTCTGACTTGTGTTTGAAAGTGAAATTGTATCATGCTGAATCGAATTTCGAAGTTTTCTTGAGAACATAGTCGACATTTGTAGGGAAGGCTTTTATTGTTCCCATCGTTAATTTGCGTACGCTGCGAAAGACTATAGTCTATGGTAACAAATACATATTCGAACACTatcattgtatttaaaattaataaatctttattcttattatcaataataatttttattattcattcagagatttaacaatttagaaatttatagatttatggatttaggaatctaaagagttagaacttcaaaaattgtaaattttggagatttagaaatttagtcatttgacaatttaggaacttgaaattgggaaggagaaatttggaaacgatgctttaaaaattttgtttattggAAGTAGCAGAATGCATTTCCGTATTTCTGCTACCAATTGAAAAGCATAGGGAACAAATCGTAGCAAAAAGTAGCTTAAAAGAGGAAGATGATGCAGTTGATTTATAGGATGTATATTTATGACGCTGAGGTAAACGTACTTCGGGAAGTTGAACAATTTTAATGTCATAACATAAACAGTTTATTTTTCGAAACTTCATACTGCAATTTTCTCAGTCAAACATTTCTCGAAATAAGTAGTTCGAACAATTTTACTAGATTCATTTAAAATTCATAGGAATACGTATTTGTGATAAAATTATTCTCAATTAAATGTGTGAATATTCTGATAGAATAATTTGTCTGATacttattgtaatttatatttcttcTTCAAAATATTACGATATTGTAACAGAGttcaatatatttgtaaaatatttgtctaAAAtagttgtttaaaatatttaaattttatgctgaattaaattcaatattttggaaaaaaacattaaaatctacatttttaaaattcacgtTAGACTAATACATGATTactgtttaaaaaaaattttttgtaatatcgCATGTTTATAAATCTGGTCCACTCCAAAATTCTGATAATTAAAATTCCGATATCTATAGTTCCGAcattattctaatattttattagcctttttaatatttacaaaagtgaattaaatttgaaagctaaacaaatacttaatttttaaaaggatgtagtacatattacatatatttaacatttaacttAATTATCACAAAAAGCACATAGTTAAAGTATCAAAATAATGTCatagttttaaaatatttagaaagaaaCATTATGGCAATACCGCAGTGGTAATCCACGATAGTAGTCATAGAGGTAGCCATATTGGTACCGAGATTATGGGTGTTGGGATTTTAGCTGTGGGGATTATGGCAGATACCCATAGAAATCAATAATTTCTtacaataaatgcaatataacacgtcactcaataagtccccggtctgacacatatatggcgacactggtgacagacccacgttattttcaaataatactaaccttcaaacagtacgtgtcaaaatttcatggtattctgaccaatagtttagaagttacagtcactttagtacccccagtttcgtaattttgaagacaatggatagaaaggtatttcgtgtgttgattaaacactgttttttaatcggaaaaaatactgttgaagccaaaaagtgacttcataagcattatagggactctgcaccagggaaatcaactatcattgactggtatgctgaatttaaacgcggtcatacaagcaccgatgatgctgaacgctctggttgcccaaaatcagcagtcgttccggaaaacataaaaaatgtcacaaaatagttttaaagggccgtaaacttatgttgtgtgagatagctgatgccttgaagatatcagaaggtagtgtcttcacaattttgcatgaaaatttgggcatgtgcaaattgctttcaaagtggatGCCGCGTTtactgtttcacgaaggcaatgcgccgtgtcacaagtcgatgaacacgatggttcaattgaatgaattacgttttgaattgtttccccacacaccgtactccccagatttggaccccagcgactactggctctttgcagatatgaaaaaaatgctccagggaaagaaatttggctcaaatgaagaagtgattgcggaaattgaagcttattttgggggcaaagacaaatcgtttaatataaagggaattgaagttagaggagcgttggaatcaatgtatcacattGGAAGAaacgtatattgatgattaaagtggaatttctaaaaaaaaatttgtttttcttagttagaccggagacttattgagtgacgtgttattcTGATATAATTATGTTTTCAAGATGGTTGATCACACTCACGTCTTCATtactttcaattaattatagtaaaacTTGCATTTTTTTCTGTTGTAATCTTACACCGTGGTACATGATTCAAGAATGCGGAAATGATTGCAAAATTTCATGTTAATGTCAGACTCGAACAAGGAAAGCTGTCTTTGCATTTTCGGTTCGCACAGAAGTCTACACGTGCGTGTGAAGAAAATTTGAGCTTCAGTTATTCGAAATTCCATTTCAAAATGATCGGAATAAtacttttattgtaaaattcacTGATCGCGTTACAAACACATTTATTAGTATAAGTAGCATTTTTGTTGAGTGTTATGTAGATGTAATGACTACTTTTAGTTTTAGCATTAAGCATTATATAGAATTGTTAAGTGTCGCTTCATtgtaacataatttttattgataatgtaacataatatttatgaatgtatatatttatagaaattatttcataactttcatatatatgaaaattataatattaagaaaagaaaatttataataagaaaattattatacatatgaaaattatttatgaaataaatttgacagtaaatgatatttatgatttatgaatttattgttCGTCTCATTTAATCTTCAAAACCGGCACGCtatttataaacataaaattgtaattctaATAGAATATAAAACGTCAGACAATAGTAATTTTAGGAatacataacaaaattaattttttgaacaaattcaaaactttacgctatttataaccataaaattataattttaatagaatttaaatCTTTGACAATAGTAATTTCAGGGgtacataatataattaaatttttgaacaaaGTTAAAACTTTACGCTATATAAATAGCCAAAATATAGCaataaacataaaattgtaattctaATAGAATTTAAAACTTCGACAACAGCAATTTTAGTGAAACTAAATCTTTGAACAAAGTTAAAACTTTCGTAAATGAAAAGTATATGGCGTTTGATAATCGTACAATTCGAAACAAATATAGGAAGCGTATTTTATCAGGTCAGTATTCATCGTGCATTACGATACCAGAAATCGTACGACACGATGTCTGGTGTAATTCAAGCCAGGGTCTAGTTTCGCTGGTACAGAAATACCGGGCGATAGTTTTGCAAGCAGTTTCGTGTTTCACGTAAGGACGACAACTTTTCATTGGCGATGTTATATGGAAGTGTCTATTACGcttgtattttaaaaatgacaCAATTCAAAAAATGCATTTCTCGAGTAGTCACGATGAGAATATTGTGGAGTATCTCTGTCAATTATGAAAATTGCATTCGCTTATCTTCGCAATATGGCCGATAGAGAGCGGTTACTGCTCTTTTCTTGAATTAGGTGATACTACGCTTATTTTATAAGTAATCAATTCattattgttaaaataatagtaataagtaaaatttaaTGTTAAGACTGAATAATAATACTTAATATTAAAACTTCATAATAAAACTTATTATCAAAACTTAAATAAAGAAACGTGTTATTAAGAGTGAATAGTAAATCTTATCATTAAAACTTAATAATAAAACTTGTTATTAAACGCTAATAGCAAAACTTGTCAAACACCTAGAATAAGATGatcaaatattataacaatttaatttggCATCATTCTTCATTTGTTCTCCATAAAACTAGTTTCAATATAAATAACCCTAGTTAATTTAGTTTAtggaattaataattaattaaaaaactggTTATCTATGAATATTATTTACCTTGTATTCATAAAATATGAGTTGTTCACCtaatataaaattcttataaatCGTGTTGAGTTAAATTTCGAgtcaaaatttttctttcagttataaaaaatataaactgaAAAAGTAATGAAATTATCGCAGAAGAAAAAAcgcacaaaaattatttctaatttattacTTCTCTTTATTAAGTACTTCATATTTCACCCGTTTCAGTACTGTTCCTTTCCAAACGTATTTATCTTGATCGTGTATGCAAATTTTATACTGTGCTTCTTCCAGAAAGACAGATGAAACAGCGGAAGGACTTTTATCTCGCCCACGTGGGAAGATGAAATCTTGTGACCACCGTTTTATTTATTCGCTGAAGTGCCATTCAATGCGAATCATTGAAATATTTAGCGAAATAACTGGGATGGGTCGTTTTGAAATGGACAATCTAGTTCGAAACCGGTTTTGGTTGACCGCGATCTTTTTAGAATTAAATTTCATCTTCGATCATGCGCATATAAAATTTCAGGCTTTATAAAACATTCTTTGAACGATGCGACAACGAAATATCAACGAACTTGTGGTCGATatattttgtttgaaattacaaatttatgctttttgtaataaatattaatgttgCCAATTCATCGAGAATATTGCTTTTTTATGATTTATGTTTTAGTTTGGGACCAGTGAGGACTCTAATGTTGTATGTAGTATACTACTagatttttaagatatttaaatattatttgactGTTAGCACAAAAAAGTGTTTTCATCCCCACACCCTCTAAAGATTTATTATAATGTAAAAAAtcctataaaaatttgaattcaacaattttaatttaagatgTAGTTCACAGCAATTTTctatcgttttttttttatttttatcatattgACTTTTAATTGCAAGTTAAGCGATTACAAATGTTAcgataaaattgtacaatatcAAATACTAGTGTTAAGTTTGAGAGTAATGTGAATCAGCTGATTTAACCATGTTTATATGTATAGTTgagaaatcaataaataatatgtaagGTTAATTAATTAAGAATAGTGTTTGAAAATAGTGATCTTGataattgttcaaaattttgatattacttGCTGCCAAATAGTACTCATTCATTGTCTACAAAAGATTTTAACGACTTTAGGACAAAgaaatcattaattttatttgaattgtttgaattactACACGGTCTCTTCGATTTGTAtctagatttatggattttaaatgaaacttataaaaattgtcaacaaatattaaaaagtttgcaagttcttatatcaggttaggttaagttcttTTTACAAAAGATTTTGTGACAAAgaaatcattaattttatttgaactgTTTGAATTACCACATGATTTGTTCGATTTACTTCTtgatttatagattttaaatgaaagttagaagaattgtcaaaaaatatttaaaagcttGCAAGTTGTTAGGTGAGGTTTGGTTATAGCGAGGAGTAACATCAAtagaagaatttaataaatgtttaataaaaagtgAGGATcagttgcaatatttattaaaagtagTGCAACAACACTGAGAAGAATATTTATCACGTaacaaaaatgattatttgtaaaaaaaaaattctaggTCAATTTCTGGGATAAATTAAgtgcataaaaatatattaagattATAAATTCGACAGAATACTTGTAGTTGGTTAATGTAAAGGATAATTGTCGacaaataaatagttttaaataaataaacaaatgattaaaaaattctatttataattttattttacaaatttttaaattgctttgTACGGcctcttaaattaaaattttttagttcaaaCTTTGAGAGAAATTCTTCTTACATCTAACCTGATCGTATATTAACTTTTTAGAAGGTAAGAGTGAggaagaaattttttttatcCACCCtagtaattttgtattataaaattaattaaattaaaactaggaattattactgatattacaaaaaaataatgataattttGTTAGACCACAATAAgtaattaatgttatattaatCGGTAAAAATACACATGAAGAACATATGTGACCCACTTAAAAGAATTTCAAACAAATTCTTGTTGCGTTAATAAGACATTTAATATCAAATGAAAGGATTTTTACTCACATAACGAAACATAATAACTAtttgtatgaaattattttgtaactttatCGCTGTATCATTTCAGTAACTGAAGTAGCacgtatttataaattcatatatgCGTGCGATAAGTCATTGAACTTTTTTTCATCTAAACATTTTTGTATAATGAGTTGTATTATGAAATTTcacacaaaataatttaatctgTGGATTTGCGGAACGTTTCGCATGCCTCTTTTTGTTACAAGTTCATAATATATTTTAGATTAAAGAGTCACAACTTATTTAATTGCAATATCTAATCggttatacaatagcaatcaaataCACGAAATCATTTAATTTACAGAAAGATAAAATTCATTATGTAACAATGAAATGTGTAGACAATTAGttcgttatttattattatacattgaaATGATAGTTTCTCGACTAATTTACTTCATTTATCTGATTTATTCTTTGAAGCATTTGTTTTTTATTGCGTTTAATACAATGACTACGGcactattaaaaattcaagtatttgatattttaatttcttatcttatattattagtatgCAGTAATGATTCTCAATCAGAGAAgcttaaaaatgatttaaattctaaattttcctaacacaaatttaaaatgtaaaaaaatttctgATTATCGAAtgtttacatttacaaattttgaaatctttacatttgaaaaattccaaatttgtaaattttctaattttgacattatcaaattcaataaatatgtaaattttttaattttttgaacttaaactttttaaattctcaaacatttaATTCTTCACATTACAAGTTTTTAGATTATAAAACTTATATATTATCAACTTTTCTagctttaaaatttttcaaattactccaactactcaaatttctcaaatcgcaaaacctttttaaatttctctaattcttaaatttttcaaatct
Proteins encoded in this window:
- the LOC100878460 gene encoding uncharacterized protein LOC100878460 isoform X2, which gives rise to MLLWIIVGTILSLYTFTGRPEVTMSLNVGSSELPLHPLEELEEDMFDYDADALIQDISTESEEQVVPSSQISNIYKYPEELTISDDEIDEGIFEDEPVSNLVLPDENNRLDSQPP
- the LOC100878460 gene encoding uncharacterized protein LOC100878460 isoform X1, with product MDALQNQNNHELFHCRYDNSNNNNRLREYVTLDNRRDDPLSRPEVTMSLNVGSSELPLHPLEELEEDMFDYDADALIQDISTESEEQVVPSSQISNIYKYPEELTISDDEIDEGIFEDEPVSNLVLPDENNRLDSQPP